In Schizosaccharomyces osmophilus chromosome 2, complete sequence, the following proteins share a genomic window:
- the dhm2 gene encoding Schizosaccharomyces specific protein Dhm2: protein MNESEEYFQNLNDDMLVVNKRHSPVRISPQKARAQRDAWTCFRDRTRTQNENLQTTRRESKWNKQRGGYLEMNRFIDQNMQQEYEKQLELASEEYVLDPADLEAVQEEDSQEVPLEFG from the coding sequence ATGAACGAATCCGAGGAATACTTTCAGAATTTGAATGACGATATGCTAgttgtaaacaaaagacatAGCCCTGTACGAATTTCGCCGCAAAAAGCAAGAGCCCAAAGGGATGCATGGACGTGTTTTCGGGACAGGACGCGTacacaaaatgaaaacttgCAAACTACGCGACGAGAGAGTAAATGGAATAAGCAAAGAGGTGGATACCTGGAAATGAATCGTTTTATAGATCAAAATATGCAGCAGGAGTATGAAAAGCAACTTGAGTTGGCGTCAGAAGAATATGTTTTGGATCCTGCCGATTTGGAGGCTGTACAAGAAGAGGATTCACAGGAAGTTCCTCTTGAATTTGGGTAA
- the pex19 gene encoding Pex19 protein: MSNSDQNGHGASDVPKGKEEMNELDDILDELDLPPKVDKDEQRKQGDAHGDDKMNEPKKSEGSLDVLIEDMMNKFHGSGNPDASEKENLASMGLNNDNDLFQSIFGNARETGDASNTEDINYDALENALNSLMSQVTSKEILYEPLKDLEGKYTSFLKDEKNTKDVTYQKQFSKIQRCIAIFENSDYQVQRDSPEVAKLVEEIQEDPLPPSLMDSSFAATGCPLQ, from the exons ATGTCAAATTCCGATCAAAACGGACATGGGGCTTCGGACGTAccgaaaggaaaggaagaaatgaaCGAGCTAGATG ACATTTTAGACGAGCTTGACTTACCTCCCAAAGTCGACAAAGATgagcaaagaaagcaagGGGATGCGCACGGTGACGACAAGATGAATGAACCAAAGAAAAGTGAAGGCAGCCTTGATGTCTTGATTGAAGACATGATGAACAAGTTTCATGGATCAGGGAATCCGGATGCatctgaaaaagaaaatttggcATCGATGGGTTTAAATAACGACAATGATCTTTTCCAATCTATTTTCGGGAACGCCCGTGAAACTGGAGATGCCTCCAATACAGAAGATATCAATTACgatgctttggaaaatgcTCTCAATTCTCTCATGTCTCAAGTGACGAGCAAAGAAATCCTTTACGAGCCACTCAAGGACTTGGAAGGAAAGTATACGagctttttaaaagatgaaaaaaatacaaaggaTGTAACATATCAAAAGCAGTTTTCGAAGATTCAGCGGTGTATCGCcatctttgaaaattcgGATTACCAAGTACAGCGTGATTCTCCCGAGGTTGCCAAGCTAGTTGAGGAAATTCAAGAAGATCCACTTCCACCCTCGCTTATGGACTCTTCATTTGCAGCGACTGGCTGTCCTTTGCAATAG